A single region of the Synergistes jonesii genome encodes:
- a CDS encoding aminotransferase class I/II-fold pyridoxal phosphate-dependent enzyme, producing the protein MRIKTFKLERLFARYAEKAKYMLSQSSCEGCTMQEVLDMADPECKKLWDNLSLGYTRPEGFRPLREAITTRYTSIRPSDILELTPEEGIFIFMNNMLDEGDEVIVMHPTLPSLYELPRALGCRVIKWPLEVTSWGWRLDVNFLAENITPKTKLLVLNIPNNPTGYIPVRTELDRILNLADRNGTWVFNEETYRGMEHDPAAAIPSLADIYHRAVVIGGLNKYGLPGTRMGWLVSKSRQIIEECAAYKDYTTLCNNAPGEVLATIAMRNAADLLQRNHKIVLENLSIAEAFFKKNRDLFQWVQPNGGATAFPRLLPPFDVTEMCEKAMEEKDLLIVGERAYGLDTNHFRVGLGRRDFAQALAVFSDIVDEVRTAEAEAKEK; encoded by the coding sequence ATGAGGATCAAAACGTTCAAGCTCGAAAGGCTCTTTGCCCGTTACGCGGAAAAGGCGAAGTATATGCTGAGCCAGTCCTCCTGCGAGGGCTGCACGATGCAGGAGGTTCTCGACATGGCCGACCCGGAGTGCAAAAAACTCTGGGACAACCTCAGCCTCGGCTATACGCGCCCCGAAGGCTTCCGCCCGCTGCGCGAGGCCATAACGACGCGTTACACCTCCATACGCCCTTCCGACATCCTTGAGCTGACGCCGGAAGAGGGCATTTTCATTTTCATGAACAATATGCTCGACGAGGGCGACGAGGTCATCGTCATGCACCCGACGCTGCCTTCGCTCTACGAGCTGCCGCGCGCGCTCGGCTGCAGGGTGATAAAATGGCCGCTCGAAGTGACGAGCTGGGGCTGGCGCCTCGACGTGAACTTCCTCGCGGAAAACATCACGCCGAAGACGAAGCTTCTCGTTCTGAACATCCCAAACAACCCGACCGGATATATCCCAGTGCGCACAGAGCTCGACAGGATACTCAACCTCGCGGACCGCAACGGCACGTGGGTCTTCAACGAAGAGACCTACAGAGGCATGGAGCACGACCCCGCGGCCGCCATTCCGTCGCTTGCGGACATATATCACCGCGCCGTCGTCATAGGCGGCCTCAATAAATACGGACTGCCGGGAACGCGCATGGGCTGGCTCGTCTCGAAGAGCCGCCAGATAATCGAAGAGTGCGCGGCCTACAAAGACTATACCACGCTTTGTAACAACGCGCCGGGCGAAGTGCTCGCGACGATCGCCATGAGGAACGCGGCGGACCTGTTGCAGCGCAACCATAAGATCGTCCTCGAAAATCTGAGCATCGCCGAGGCCTTTTTCAAAAAGAACAGGGACCTCTTCCAGTGGGTGCAGCCGAACGGAGGCGCGACCGCCTTCCCGCGCCTGTTGCCGCCCTTCGACGTCACAGAGATGTGCGAAAAGGCGATGGAAGAAAAGGATCTGCTCATCGTAGGAGAGCGCGCCTACGGCTTAGACACAAACCATTTCCGCGTCGGACTCGGCCGCCGCGACTTCGCGCAGGCTCTCGCGGTATTCTCGGATATCGTCGACGAGGTGCGCACGGCGGAAGCGGAAGCAAAAGAAAAGTAA
- a CDS encoding aminotransferase-like domain-containing protein, translating into MRYSRRILATPSSFIRDILKVTEDPSVTSFAGGLPNPISFPQEALKESACNIIDNYGAKVFQYSTTEGYLPLRQFVADKYNKNFGLNIKPADVLITTGSQQALDLIAKALLNNGDKVIVEEPGYLGAIQAFCMFEPQFMPVTLEHEGLNLEELENALKAGAKFAYLVPNFQNPSGLTYTQERREAICKLFDKYDTVLVEDDPYGELRFKGKKLPYIGAGKLAHSVLLGTFSKTVTPGMRLGYIITQDEELMGHLVTAKQSSDLHTNIFSQYMIADYLAHNEYQKHVDKITALYREQSDSMLSAMREFFPPHVRYTEPEGGMFIWVTLPEGQSALALFHKAMEKKVAFVPGDPFYVDKHDVNTFRLNYTNSTDEMIRDGIKRLASVL; encoded by the coding sequence ATGCGCTACTCAAGGAGAATCTTAGCTACGCCGTCATCGTTTATCCGCGACATACTGAAAGTCACGGAAGATCCGTCGGTAACATCTTTCGCCGGCGGCCTGCCGAACCCCATTTCCTTCCCGCAGGAAGCTCTGAAAGAATCGGCCTGCAACATCATCGACAATTACGGCGCGAAAGTATTTCAGTACTCAACGACGGAGGGGTACCTGCCGCTCCGCCAGTTCGTCGCCGACAAGTACAACAAAAATTTCGGGCTTAATATCAAGCCGGCCGACGTTTTGATCACAACGGGCTCGCAGCAGGCGCTCGACCTCATCGCGAAAGCTCTGCTCAACAACGGAGACAAGGTCATCGTCGAAGAGCCCGGCTACCTCGGCGCGATACAGGCGTTCTGCATGTTCGAGCCGCAGTTCATGCCGGTAACGCTCGAACATGAGGGACTCAACCTCGAAGAGCTGGAAAACGCGTTGAAAGCGGGCGCGAAGTTCGCCTATCTCGTTCCGAACTTCCAGAACCCCTCCGGACTCACATACACGCAGGAGCGCCGCGAAGCGATCTGCAAACTCTTCGACAAATACGACACCGTGCTTGTAGAAGACGACCCCTACGGCGAACTGCGCTTCAAGGGAAAGAAGCTGCCCTACATCGGCGCGGGCAAGCTAGCGCACAGCGTGCTGCTCGGCACCTTTTCAAAGACGGTCACGCCCGGCATGCGGCTTGGCTACATAATCACGCAGGACGAGGAGCTTATGGGGCACCTCGTCACCGCGAAACAGTCGAGCGACCTGCACACTAACATCTTCTCGCAGTACATGATCGCGGATTACCTCGCGCATAACGAATACCAGAAGCACGTCGACAAGATAACGGCGCTCTACAGGGAACAGTCCGACTCGATGCTCTCCGCGATGAGGGAATTCTTCCCGCCTCACGTGAGATACACGGAGCCGGAAGGCGGAATGTTCATCTGGGTGACGCTCCCGGAAGGGCAGTCGGCGCTCGCGCTCTTCCACAAGGCGATGGAAAAGAAGGTCGCGTTTGTTCCCGGGGATCCTTTTTACGTCGACAAACACGACGTGAACACCTTCAGGCTCAATTACACGAACTCCACCGACGAAATGATCCGCGACGGCATCAAAAGGCTCGCCTCGGTACTTTAG